From one Catenuloplanes nepalensis genomic stretch:
- the rph gene encoding ribonuclease PH, translated as MARPDGRTPDQLRPVTIARRWSPNPEGSVLVEFGATRVLCTASVTEGVPRWRKGSGLGWVTSEYAMLPRATNSRSDRESVKGRIGGRTHEISRLIGRSLRACIDLRALGENSIVLDCDVLNADGGTRTAAITGAYVALHDAVSWMSEKKMIGSRTVEKVMHRSVSAVSVGLIGGEPRLDLCYTEDVAADVDMNIVCTGEGDFVEVQGTGEATVFGRAQLDALLDLGVAGCADLAEAQRKALSA; from the coding sequence ATGGCTCGTCCCGATGGCAGAACGCCCGATCAGCTCCGACCGGTGACCATCGCCCGGCGGTGGAGTCCCAATCCGGAAGGGTCGGTGCTGGTCGAGTTCGGCGCGACCCGGGTGCTCTGCACCGCCAGCGTCACCGAGGGGGTGCCGCGCTGGCGCAAGGGCTCCGGCCTCGGCTGGGTGACTTCTGAATACGCGATGCTGCCCCGCGCCACCAACTCCCGGTCCGACCGGGAGAGCGTGAAGGGGCGGATCGGCGGCCGCACCCACGAGATCTCCCGCCTGATCGGCCGCAGCCTGCGGGCCTGCATCGACCTGCGGGCGCTCGGCGAGAACTCGATCGTGCTCGACTGCGACGTGCTCAACGCGGACGGCGGCACCCGGACCGCCGCGATCACCGGTGCCTACGTGGCGCTGCACGACGCGGTCTCCTGGATGTCCGAGAAGAAGATGATCGGCAGCCGTACGGTCGAGAAGGTCATGCACCGGTCCGTCTCCGCGGTCAGCGTCGGCCTCATCGGCGGTGAGCCGCGCCTCGATCTGTGCTACACCGAGGATGTGGCGGCCGATGTGGACATGAACATCGTCTGTACCGGCGAGGGCGACTTCGTCGAGGTCCAGGGCACCGGCGAGGCGACCGTCTTCGGGCGCGCCCAGCTCGACGCGCTGCTCGACCTCGGCGTGGCCGGCTGCGCCGACCTGGCGGAGGCTCAGCGGAAGGCGCTCTCGGCATGA
- a CDS encoding glycosyltransferase family 4 protein — protein sequence MRIAIITESFLPDVNGVAHSVVRVAEHLVSKGHEPLVIAPNPSMTTRRVLPVTDYPVVRVASFPMLGYKDFRLGLPVPKIAEALDAHRPDVVHLASPFFLGGRGSVLAAQRGLPTVAVYQTDVAAYARLYKLGWGEATAWKWIRQIHNTADRTLAPSTASAEALIAHGVSRVWLWRRGVDVERFRPDHRSELVRRALAPNGELIVGYVGRLAVEKRVDLLAKTSRLPGVKVVIVGDGPARKELEKAVPDALFLGARHGEQLARLYASMDIFAHTGPYETFGQTVQEAMASGLPVVAPAVGGPVDLVKPGVTGELVPPEDASALADAVAGLVADDERRAEFGRAARATVARRSWAAVGDELLGHYAAVVAGPGVPAPVQMAA from the coding sequence ATGCGTATCGCGATCATCACGGAGTCGTTCCTGCCGGACGTCAACGGCGTCGCGCACTCCGTCGTGCGCGTCGCGGAGCACCTCGTCAGCAAGGGGCACGAGCCGCTCGTCATCGCACCCAACCCGTCGATGACGACCCGCCGCGTGCTGCCGGTCACCGACTATCCGGTGGTCCGGGTGGCGAGCTTCCCGATGCTGGGGTACAAGGATTTCCGCCTCGGACTCCCGGTGCCCAAGATTGCCGAGGCGCTCGATGCGCATCGACCCGACGTGGTCCACCTGGCCAGCCCGTTCTTCCTGGGTGGCCGCGGCTCGGTGCTCGCCGCCCAGCGCGGCCTGCCGACCGTCGCGGTCTACCAGACCGACGTGGCCGCGTACGCACGTCTCTACAAGCTCGGCTGGGGCGAGGCCACGGCCTGGAAGTGGATCAGGCAGATCCACAACACCGCCGACCGTACGCTGGCGCCCTCCACCGCGTCCGCCGAGGCGCTGATCGCGCACGGCGTCTCGCGCGTCTGGCTCTGGCGGCGCGGCGTGGACGTCGAGCGGTTCCGCCCGGACCACCGCTCCGAGCTGGTCCGCCGCGCGCTCGCGCCGAACGGTGAGCTGATCGTCGGCTACGTCGGCCGGCTCGCCGTCGAGAAGCGCGTCGACCTGCTGGCGAAGACCAGCCGCCTGCCGGGTGTGAAGGTCGTCATCGTGGGCGACGGTCCCGCGCGCAAGGAACTGGAGAAGGCGGTGCCGGACGCGCTGTTCCTCGGCGCCCGGCACGGCGAGCAGCTCGCCCGGCTCTACGCCAGCATGGACATCTTCGCGCACACCGGGCCGTACGAGACGTTCGGCCAGACCGTGCAGGAGGCGATGGCGTCCGGGCTGCCGGTCGTCGCGCCCGCGGTCGGCGGCCCGGTCGACCTGGTCAAGCCGGGGGTGACCGGCGAGCTGGTGCCGCCGGAGGACGCGTCCGCGCTGGCCGACGCGGTCGCCGGCCTGGTCGCGGACGACGAGCGGCGGGCCGAGTTCGGACGGGCCGCGCGGGCCACCGTGGCCCGCCGAAGCTGGGCGGCCGTTGGCGACGAACTCCTCGGGCATTACGCTGCCGTGGTCGCCGGTCCCGGTGTGCCGGCGCCCGTGCAGATGGCGGCCTGA
- the hutH gene encoding histidine ammonia-lyase, with translation MTVIVTPLGVSASDVIAVARDSATVTISSEARDSMARSRDIVDRIEAGGRPVYGVSTGFGALANTFIDPSRRAELQHALIRSHAAGVGAPMPREVVRAMMLLRVRSLALGHSGVRPLLAQALVDLLNHDITPWVPEHGSLGASGDLAPLAHCALVLLGEGWVLGKDGARLDASFVLAQAGLSPISLDSKEGLALINGTDGMLGMLLLAIEDARHLFTMADVTAALAVEAMLGSERPFLPELHTIRPHPGQATSAANIHRLLQGSAIMDSHRDDLAHAVQDAYSMRCAPQVAGAARDTLGFVTTTAARELVSVVDNPVVLPDGRVESTGNFHGAPLGFAADFLAIAAAEVGAIAERRVDRLLDVTRNRDLPPFLSPDAGVNSGLMIAQYTAAGIVAENRRLAAPASVDSLPTSGMQEDHVSMGWAATKKLRTVLDNLTSILAVELLSAVRGIQLRAPLTPSPAGRLAVSVVSAFAGEPGPDIFLAPAMEAARAAVAGPALRAAIEETAGQLA, from the coding sequence ATGACCGTCATCGTCACCCCGCTCGGGGTCTCCGCCAGCGACGTGATCGCGGTGGCCCGCGACTCCGCCACGGTCACCATCTCGTCGGAGGCGCGGGACAGCATGGCCCGCAGCCGGGACATCGTCGACCGCATCGAGGCCGGTGGCCGCCCGGTCTACGGCGTGTCCACCGGCTTCGGCGCGCTGGCGAACACGTTCATCGACCCGTCGCGCCGGGCCGAGCTGCAGCACGCGCTGATCCGGTCGCACGCCGCGGGCGTCGGCGCACCGATGCCGCGTGAGGTGGTCCGGGCGATGATGCTGCTGCGCGTACGGTCGCTGGCGCTCGGTCATTCGGGTGTCCGCCCGCTGCTCGCCCAGGCCCTGGTCGATCTGCTCAACCACGACATCACACCGTGGGTGCCGGAACACGGATCGCTCGGCGCGTCCGGCGATCTCGCCCCGCTGGCCCACTGCGCGCTCGTGCTGCTCGGCGAGGGGTGGGTGCTCGGCAAGGACGGGGCGCGGCTCGATGCTTCCTTCGTCCTCGCCCAGGCCGGTTTGTCCCCGATCAGCCTCGACTCCAAGGAAGGGCTCGCGCTGATCAACGGCACCGACGGCATGCTCGGCATGCTGCTGCTCGCGATCGAGGACGCCCGGCACCTGTTCACCATGGCGGACGTGACCGCGGCGCTCGCGGTCGAGGCGATGCTCGGCTCGGAGCGGCCGTTCCTGCCGGAGCTGCACACCATCCGCCCGCACCCGGGCCAGGCCACGTCCGCGGCGAACATCCACCGGCTGCTACAGGGCTCGGCGATCATGGACTCGCACCGGGACGACCTGGCGCACGCGGTGCAGGACGCCTACTCGATGCGGTGCGCGCCGCAGGTGGCCGGCGCGGCCCGGGACACGCTCGGCTTCGTCACCACCACCGCGGCCCGCGAGCTGGTCTCCGTGGTCGACAACCCGGTGGTACTGCCGGACGGCCGCGTCGAGTCGACCGGCAACTTCCACGGCGCGCCGCTCGGCTTCGCGGCCGACTTCCTGGCGATCGCGGCCGCGGAGGTGGGCGCGATCGCGGAACGCCGCGTCGACCGGCTGCTCGACGTCACCCGCAACCGCGACCTGCCGCCGTTCCTGTCCCCGGACGCGGGCGTCAACTCCGGGCTGATGATCGCGCAGTACACGGCCGCGGGCATCGTCGCGGAGAACCGCCGGCTCGCGGCGCCGGCCTCGGTCGACTCGCTGCCGACCAGCGGCATGCAGGAGGACCACGTGTCGATGGGGTGGGCCGCGACCAAGAAGCTGCGCACCGTGCTGGACAACCTGACCAGCATCCTCGCGGTCGAGCTGCTCAGCGCGGTCCGCGGCATCCAGCTCCGGGCGCCGCTCACCCCGTCCCCTGCCGGGCGGCTCGCGGTCTCCGTCGTCTCGGCGTTCGCCGGCGAGCCCGGCCCGGACATCTTCCTGGCCCCGGCGATGGAGGCGGCCCGCGCGGCGGTCGCCGGACCGGCGCTGCGGGCCGCGATCGAGGAGACCGCCGGCCAACTCGCGTAG
- the rdgB gene encoding RdgB/HAM1 family non-canonical purine NTP pyrophosphatase, with protein sequence MTKLLLATRNEKKLTELQSILDNALGASRIQLVGLDAVAEYLEVPETGLTFGENALIKAREGVRHTGLPTVADDSGLAVDALSGMPGVFSARWSGRHGDDKANTDLVLAQTADVPEQHRGAAFVCAAALVLPGGKEHLVDGRMTGRLLRAPRGDGGFGYDPVFIADGQQKTNAELTPAEKNAISHRGKAFRALAKVIAKELI encoded by the coding sequence ATGACGAAACTGCTCCTGGCCACGCGGAACGAGAAGAAGCTCACCGAGCTGCAGAGCATCCTCGACAACGCGCTCGGCGCCAGTCGCATCCAGCTGGTCGGCCTGGACGCGGTCGCGGAATACCTCGAGGTGCCGGAGACCGGACTGACGTTCGGCGAGAACGCGCTGATCAAGGCGCGCGAGGGCGTTCGGCACACCGGCCTGCCCACGGTCGCGGACGACTCCGGCCTGGCCGTGGACGCGCTCTCCGGCATGCCCGGCGTGTTCAGCGCGCGCTGGTCCGGCCGGCACGGCGACGACAAGGCCAACACCGACCTGGTGCTCGCCCAGACCGCGGACGTGCCGGAGCAGCACCGGGGTGCCGCGTTCGTCTGCGCTGCCGCGCTGGTCCTGCCCGGCGGCAAGGAACACCTGGTCGACGGGCGGATGACCGGCCGGCTGCTGCGCGCGCCGCGCGGCGACGGCGGCTTCGGCTACGACCCGGTCTTCATCGCCGACGGGCAGCAGAAGACGAACGCGGAGCTGACCCCGGCGGAGAAGAACGCGATCAGCCACCGCGGCAAGGCGTTCCGCGCGCTGGCGAAGGTCATCGCGAAGGAACTCATCTGA
- the sthA gene encoding Si-specific NAD(P)(+) transhydrogenase has product MMSLVYDFDVLVLGSGPSGQKAAIAAAKLDRRVAIVERRNMIGGVCINTGTIPSKTLREAVVYLTGLNQREMYGRDYRVKDDITVGDLSARTSHVIGREVEVIRSQLQRNRVRLLTGSGSFFDAHTVSVDDDSGRETKVTAEKIIVAVGTRPARPSTVDFDDRTIIDSDGIINLEHVPNSMIVVGAGVIGIEYASMFAALGTKVTVVERRDRMLEFCDLEIIESLKYHLRDLAVTFRFGETVASVERHPRGAIALLESGKRIAADTVMYSAGRQGLGSDLHLENAGLEADNRGRIAVSESYQTTVDHIYAVGDIIGFPALASTSMEQGRLAAHHACGEPTRDMQKLQPIGIYTIPEISFVGRTEDELTEARIPFEVGIARYRELARGQIIGDSYGMLKLLVSPDDGKLLGVHVFGTGATELVHIGQTVMGCNGTVDYLVDAVFNYPTLAESYKVAALDAMNKMRHIHRIAT; this is encoded by the coding sequence ATGATGAGTCTCGTGTACGACTTCGACGTGCTGGTGCTGGGATCGGGCCCGAGCGGGCAGAAGGCCGCGATCGCCGCGGCGAAGCTGGATCGACGGGTCGCCATCGTCGAACGGCGCAACATGATCGGTGGCGTGTGCATCAACACGGGCACCATTCCGTCCAAGACGCTGCGTGAGGCCGTCGTCTACCTGACCGGCCTCAACCAGCGCGAGATGTACGGTCGCGATTACCGGGTCAAGGACGACATCACGGTCGGCGACCTCAGCGCGCGCACGTCGCACGTGATCGGCCGCGAGGTCGAGGTGATCCGCAGTCAGCTGCAGCGCAACCGCGTCCGGCTGCTGACCGGCAGCGGCTCGTTCTTCGACGCGCACACGGTCTCGGTCGACGACGACAGCGGCCGCGAGACCAAGGTGACCGCCGAGAAGATCATCGTGGCCGTGGGCACCAGGCCGGCCCGGCCGTCCACCGTCGACTTCGACGACCGGACGATCATAGACTCCGACGGCATCATCAACCTCGAACACGTGCCGAACTCGATGATCGTGGTCGGCGCCGGCGTCATCGGTATCGAGTACGCGTCGATGTTCGCCGCGCTCGGCACGAAGGTCACCGTGGTCGAGCGCCGCGACCGGATGCTCGAGTTCTGCGACCTGGAGATCATCGAGAGCCTGAAGTACCACCTGCGGGACCTGGCCGTCACGTTCCGGTTCGGCGAGACCGTCGCCTCGGTCGAGCGGCACCCGCGCGGCGCGATCGCGCTGCTCGAGTCCGGCAAGCGGATCGCCGCCGACACGGTGATGTACTCGGCCGGTCGCCAGGGCCTCGGCAGCGACCTCCACCTGGAGAACGCCGGGCTGGAGGCGGACAACCGCGGCCGGATCGCGGTCAGCGAGAGCTACCAGACCACGGTCGACCACATCTACGCGGTCGGCGACATCATCGGCTTCCCGGCGCTCGCCTCCACCTCGATGGAGCAGGGCCGGCTCGCGGCGCACCACGCCTGCGGCGAGCCCACGCGCGACATGCAGAAACTCCAGCCGATCGGCATCTACACGATTCCGGAGATCAGCTTCGTCGGCCGCACCGAGGACGAGCTGACCGAGGCGCGCATCCCGTTCGAGGTCGGCATCGCCCGCTACCGCGAGCTGGCCCGTGGGCAGATCATCGGCGACTCGTACGGCATGCTCAAGCTTCTGGTCTCACCGGACGACGGCAAGCTGCTCGGCGTGCACGTCTTCGGCACCGGCGCCACCGAGCTGGTCCACATCGGCCAGACCGTGATGGGCTGCAACGGCACCGTCGACTACCTGGTCGACGCGGTCTTCAACTACCCGACGCTGGCCGAGAGCTACAAGGTCGCGGCGCTCGACGCGATGAACAAGATGCGCCACATCCACCGCATCGCGACCTGA
- a CDS encoding MBL fold metallo-hydrolase — translation MRLTVLGCAGSFPGPESACSAYLLSVDGFNLLIDFGSGSMSALQRYAGLHSVNAILISHLHCDHVLDACTYVVARRYAPDGPLPPLPVYAPDGAPDRIATAYSLDEGPVDDVYTFYSLQPGTFPIGPFSVTVDRVNHPIETYGVRVEHEGRVLAYSSDTAPCDSLLRLAQGADVFLCEASYLDGVDNPPDLHLTGREAGEIADKAAVGRLLLTHLVAAWGSEALTEDAAQAAFNGPVEIVRPGARYEI, via the coding sequence ATGCGATTGACCGTGCTTGGCTGTGCCGGCAGTTTTCCCGGTCCCGAGTCGGCCTGCTCCGCGTACCTGCTCTCGGTCGACGGCTTCAACCTGCTGATCGATTTCGGTTCCGGCTCGATGAGCGCGTTGCAGCGCTACGCCGGGCTGCACTCGGTCAACGCGATCCTGATCAGCCACCTGCACTGCGATCACGTCCTCGACGCCTGCACCTACGTGGTGGCCCGGCGGTATGCGCCGGACGGCCCGCTGCCGCCGCTGCCGGTCTATGCACCGGACGGTGCGCCGGACCGCATCGCGACCGCCTACAGCCTCGACGAGGGCCCGGTCGACGACGTCTACACGTTCTACAGTCTGCAGCCCGGCACGTTCCCGATCGGCCCGTTCTCGGTCACGGTCGACCGGGTCAACCATCCGATAGAAACGTACGGCGTCCGTGTCGAGCACGAGGGCCGGGTGCTCGCCTACTCGTCCGACACCGCGCCCTGCGACTCGCTGCTGCGGCTGGCTCAGGGCGCGGACGTGTTCCTCTGCGAGGCCAGCTACCTCGACGGCGTCGACAACCCGCCCGACCTGCACCTCACCGGCCGGGAGGCGGGCGAGATCGCGGACAAGGCCGCGGTCGGCCGGCTGCTGCTGACCCATCTGGTCGCGGCGTGGGGGAGCGAGGCGCTCACCGAGGACGCGGCGCAGGCGGCGTTCAACGGCCCGGTCGAGATCGTGCGCCCGGGCGCGCGTTACGAGATCTGA
- a CDS encoding glycosyltransferase, with protein sequence MRIVRLANFVMSRSGGLRTALRNLGEGYQDAGHESILVVPGKKAGDEMTSYGRVITLPGTMVPRTGGYRLMLGRRRLSKVLEDLRPDRLEVSDRSTLRWTGDWAKAHGVPSMMVSHESLAGLLTVWGVPAGAGGRVADVLNARTARQFDTILCTTAWAAAEFKRIGTPNLVEVPLGVDLDAFTPKHHDPAIRARFARDDEALLVHCSRLSPEKRPELAIDALAALLASGVKASLVVVGDGPRRAALAYKAARLPVRFAGFINDRATVAGLLASADVAIAPGPVETFGLAALEALACGTPVVVNAASALPEVVGDAGMAVAGTGGAFAEGVKTLLARPEDERRVAARARAEEFGWPAAIEGFLKAHDAASTPREKAAPSA encoded by the coding sequence CTGCGCATCGTCCGGCTGGCGAACTTCGTCATGTCCCGCTCCGGGGGATTGCGCACCGCGCTGCGCAACCTCGGCGAGGGTTATCAGGACGCCGGGCACGAGTCGATCCTGGTCGTCCCCGGCAAGAAGGCCGGCGACGAGATGACGTCCTACGGGCGGGTCATCACGCTGCCCGGCACCATGGTCCCGCGGACCGGCGGCTACCGGCTGATGCTCGGCCGCCGCCGGCTCTCCAAGGTGCTGGAGGATCTGCGGCCGGACCGGCTGGAGGTCTCCGACCGGAGCACGCTGCGCTGGACCGGCGACTGGGCGAAGGCGCACGGCGTACCGTCGATGATGGTGTCCCACGAGAGCCTGGCCGGCCTGCTGACCGTGTGGGGAGTGCCGGCCGGCGCCGGCGGGCGCGTGGCGGACGTGCTGAACGCGCGGACCGCCCGCCAGTTCGACACGATCCTCTGCACCACCGCGTGGGCGGCCGCGGAGTTCAAGCGGATCGGCACGCCGAACCTGGTCGAGGTCCCCCTCGGGGTGGATCTCGACGCGTTCACCCCGAAGCATCACGACCCGGCGATCCGGGCCCGCTTCGCCCGGGACGACGAGGCGCTGCTCGTGCACTGCAGCCGGCTCTCCCCGGAGAAGCGGCCCGAGCTCGCGATCGACGCGCTCGCCGCGTTGCTGGCGTCCGGCGTCAAGGCGTCGCTGGTGGTGGTCGGCGACGGCCCGCGCCGCGCCGCGTTGGCCTACAAGGCGGCCCGGCTGCCGGTCCGGTTCGCCGGCTTCATCAACGACCGTGCCACCGTCGCCGGGCTGCTGGCCAGCGCGGACGTGGCGATCGCGCCCGGACCGGTGGAGACGTTCGGCCTCGCCGCGCTGGAGGCGCTCGCCTGCGGCACGCCCGTGGTGGTCAACGCGGCCAGCGCGCTGCCCGAGGTGGTCGGTGACGCCGGAATGGCGGTGGCCGGCACCGGCGGGGCGTTCGCCGAGGGCGTGAAGACGCTGCTGGCCCGCCCGGAGGACGAGCGCCGGGTGGCGGCCCGGGCCCGCGCCGAGGAGTTCGGCTGGCCCGCGGCGATCGAGGGTTTCCTGAAGGCGCACGACGCGGCGTCCACCCCGCGGGAGAAGGCGGCACCGAGCGCGTGA